Proteins from a genomic interval of Nostoc sp. TCL240-02:
- the xth gene encoding exodeoxyribonuclease III, translated as MKIATWNVNSIRTRLEQVTDWLTNNLVDVLCLQETKVADAEFPRSPFEQLGYNLYISGQKSYNGVALISRQPLLNVSSGFRAILPDLHHEWDEQKRVITGVIDGVRIVNLYVPNGAAVGTEKYEYKLRWLTALHEYLRLLSLSEPAICVCGDFNIALEDKDIHEQVSTENHIMATETERQALREILQLGFADAFRKFTTEGGNYSWWDYRAAAFRRNLGWRIDHHYLTPVLYERATSCTIDVEPRKLTQPSDHTPVIVEF; from the coding sequence ATGAAAATCGCTACTTGGAACGTCAACTCAATTCGCACTCGCCTCGAACAGGTTACTGATTGGTTAACTAATAATCTCGTTGATGTTCTCTGCTTACAAGAAACCAAAGTTGCGGATGCCGAGTTTCCGCGATCGCCTTTTGAGCAGTTGGGCTATAACCTTTATATATCAGGACAGAAATCTTATAACGGCGTAGCCCTGATTAGCCGCCAGCCACTTTTAAACGTAAGTAGCGGGTTTAGGGCGATTTTGCCAGACTTACACCATGAATGGGATGAGCAAAAACGGGTAATAACAGGTGTAATTGATGGTGTTCGGATTGTTAACTTATACGTTCCCAACGGTGCAGCAGTAGGAACTGAAAAATATGAATACAAACTGCGCTGGTTAACAGCGCTACACGAGTATTTGCGATTGCTTTCGCTGTCAGAACCTGCAATTTGTGTGTGCGGTGACTTCAACATTGCCCTAGAAGACAAGGATATTCACGAACAAGTGAGTACAGAAAATCACATTATGGCAACAGAAACCGAGCGTCAAGCCTTGCGCGAGATTCTGCAACTAGGGTTTGCCGATGCTTTTCGCAAATTCACCACAGAAGGCGGAAATTATAGCTGGTGGGATTATCGCGCCGCCGCCTTTCGTCGCAACTTAGGTTGGCGAATTGACCATCACTATCTCACACCCGTGCTGTATGAGCGTGCTACAAGTTGTACTATTGATGTCGAACCCAGAAAATTAACCCAACCCAGCGACCATACGCCGGTAATTGTGGAATTTTGA
- a CDS encoding glycosyltransferase family 4 protein, giving the protein MKIAQVAPLWERVPPPTYGGIELVVSRLTDELVRRGHEVTLFASGDSQTLAHLEAVYPRALRLDPNVKEYAVYEMLELSQVYQRAKEFDLIHSHVGISALPLASFITATSTVHTLHNNFTNDTRHAFSYYQKQPYISISNSQRQVDLNYVGTVYNGIELADYPFVAQPSKPPYLAFLGRFSPAKGPHHAIAIAKQTGWHLKMAGKVDVGDSEFFEQEIAPHIDGQQIEYLGEINHAEKTELLGNAAITLFPINWQEPFGLVMIESMATGTPVIAMNFGSVPEVIAHAKTGFICKSYAEMTAMIPLALELNRQTCRKHVESNFSVNQMVNGYEAIYRQIIKDRIESNGRIHATKIHF; this is encoded by the coding sequence ATGAAAATCGCTCAAGTTGCCCCCTTATGGGAAAGGGTTCCACCTCCAACTTATGGAGGAATAGAACTGGTAGTGAGTCGCTTGACTGATGAACTTGTTCGTCGCGGTCATGAGGTAACATTATTTGCCTCTGGCGATTCTCAAACTTTGGCTCATTTAGAAGCAGTTTATCCGCGTGCATTGCGCTTAGATCCGAATGTTAAAGAGTATGCCGTGTACGAAATGCTAGAACTGAGCCAAGTTTACCAACGTGCTAAAGAATTCGATCTTATCCATTCTCATGTAGGGATTTCGGCATTACCTTTAGCGAGTTTCATAACAGCAACTTCTACAGTGCATACCCTGCACAATAATTTTACAAACGACACCCGTCACGCATTTAGCTATTACCAGAAGCAACCATACATCAGCATTAGTAACTCGCAACGTCAAGTCGATCTAAATTATGTTGGTACGGTTTATAACGGAATTGAGCTAGCAGATTATCCTTTCGTAGCCCAACCGTCAAAACCTCCATATTTGGCATTTTTAGGTCGTTTTTCACCAGCTAAAGGGCCACACCATGCGATCGCTATCGCAAAGCAGACTGGTTGGCATTTAAAGATGGCAGGAAAGGTTGATGTTGGCGACTCTGAGTTTTTTGAACAAGAGATTGCCCCCCACATTGATGGTCAGCAGATTGAATATCTCGGCGAAATTAACCACGCCGAAAAAACTGAACTTCTGGGCAATGCTGCCATAACTCTTTTTCCCATTAACTGGCAAGAACCTTTTGGATTAGTGATGATTGAATCAATGGCAACTGGTACACCAGTAATTGCCATGAATTTCGGCTCAGTACCTGAAGTAATTGCCCACGCTAAAACAGGCTTTATCTGCAAAAGCTATGCAGAAATGACGGCAATGATTCCCCTAGCTTTGGAACTCAATCGTCAAACCTGTCGAAAACATGTAGAAAGCAACTTTAGTGTTAACCAAATGGTTAACGGATATGAAGCTATTTACAGACAAATTATTAAAGACCGCATAGAATCGAATGGTCGCATTCATGCTACCAAAATACACTTTTAA
- a CDS encoding zinc-binding dehydrogenase, producing the protein MLAALLYGQEDLRLEQVPDPTPAAGEVVIQVGAATTCGTDLKVWRRGGHAKMLKPPTLFGHEAAGRIVALGAGVTNWQVGDRIVANNSAPCMKCFFCQRQEYSLCPNLTWNNGTFAEYLKIPASIVEHNLLQIPDKLPWELAAMTEPLACVLHGVARSNIKPKDRVVVLGDGAIGLMFVAALSEKAEVLLWGGNNHRLEIGQKLGVTQTFNYHQIPDIAGVVKELTQGWGADVVIEATGVPSVWETAIACARPGATVNLFGGCPRDTSITVNTEQLHYSELTIKGVFHNTPEYVREALALIASRKISFELLISEQRPLKDLEQVFCEMKARQVIKVAMIP; encoded by the coding sequence TTGTTAGCAGCGTTACTTTATGGGCAAGAAGATTTACGGTTAGAGCAAGTTCCTGACCCTACACCGGCGGCTGGCGAAGTTGTAATTCAAGTAGGGGCAGCAACAACTTGTGGTACAGATTTGAAAGTTTGGCGGCGTGGTGGTCATGCCAAAATGCTGAAACCGCCGACGCTATTTGGTCACGAAGCTGCTGGGCGAATTGTTGCCTTGGGTGCAGGCGTTACAAATTGGCAAGTGGGCGATCGCATCGTTGCTAATAATTCTGCCCCATGTATGAAGTGCTTTTTTTGTCAACGCCAAGAGTATTCTTTATGCCCGAATCTGACCTGGAATAACGGGACTTTTGCGGAATACTTGAAAATTCCCGCATCCATAGTAGAGCATAATTTATTGCAGATTCCCGATAAGTTGCCGTGGGAATTGGCAGCCATGACGGAACCATTAGCTTGTGTGTTGCATGGTGTAGCCCGTTCTAATATCAAGCCCAAAGATCGAGTAGTCGTCTTGGGAGATGGGGCGATTGGGCTAATGTTTGTGGCGGCGTTGAGTGAGAAAGCTGAAGTGTTGCTGTGGGGAGGTAATAACCATCGGCTAGAAATTGGTCAAAAATTGGGTGTAACCCAGACCTTTAATTATCATCAAATCCCGGATATTGCTGGTGTAGTGAAAGAACTTACCCAAGGATGGGGCGCAGATGTGGTGATTGAAGCCACAGGTGTACCAAGTGTTTGGGAAACTGCGATCGCCTGCGCCCGTCCTGGTGCAACAGTTAACTTATTCGGTGGATGTCCACGAGATACCAGCATTACCGTCAATACAGAACAGTTACACTACAGCGAACTGACCATTAAAGGCGTGTTTCATAATACACCTGAGTATGTGCGGGAGGCGTTGGCACTTATCGCTAGTCGCAAAATTTCCTTTGAGTTACTTATTAGTGAACAGCGGCCATTAAAAGATTTAGAACAGGTGTTTTGTGAGATGAAGGCGCGACAGGTAATTAAGGTAGCGATGATTCCTTAG